The DNA sequence aCACCCTgggtgatgagaatccgtctgtacccgcacaaccaacaacccactGAGGTGCAGATCCAATATAgttgaagaccaggccaatcactagggctcaaggcaagagatttaaggaaaacatgACTGTCTTCTATAAGGATTTATCAactctcaaaagggcttgtcaatacccaatgATTCAAAACTTATTTTAAGCATTCCAAGtagtggaggccgatatggaccttgggtagctattttagtgcatttatggactccgggcagtaaGGAATGGGCTCAACACCTCTTGAAATCAAttgatatcattaagaggtcatggaatcaagtcaagacaGAACTAAGAGCAATCAAAGAAGCCATTTGCACATGGGAGGagtttttggccgaaattgctgTATTTGCTAATGGCATTGCTGTGTTTTGCTgattggcattttctctttgttccaatcaaaggcAACGTATGGGagtcataaataatcctatttggaatcctacatagCATATTGGATCTagtttggagcctttacaagctggaaattgatcaaagctagtttagtagtcaaactagtcaactagttttctaatttgaatttgactttttattttagaaaattagtcttttatttggtttttatttgtttatttgctggacaaatcaacttaggaaagttattatttaattgtaaattaattaatttctaattcaaaataagggaattaattaatccaaattagtttaggaaagcatgaaaaattCAGCCACacttgtttcctaattcctcttggccgaattttacttagcaaattagggttttttcttttgtgactttagcctatttaagggcttattttttaatgagaaccggcttatatattattcaaaaaattatttgtgagatagaattctctttgttctctttgaacacctaaaacaccattaaatagtgagtattttagtttgacttatcaataggacatccatcacctattatggcgtcttcaatataccaaggtttctagtcacaggttgattagggtttgaggtgaccataagaacttgaacttaatttttcgatctgGCCTAATATAATAGGGGTTTAGGCGCAAGTCGACCTAAATTTGTATCACTCAGATActtcggacctcaacttgttttgctcataactttcaaatcgtagcttcgttttttacgtgctactagtctatggactcgggtCGATGCATACTTCGCAACGATGgctcggtcaacctagaattcttgctggatcaaaaaatcaaagtttaacCCTTCTTACccggtcaacttgagaaattttcggtgtacttcaggatggggtgttacaagtaTTGCAAGCTTTGGGCAAGTATTGCAACTTCAGGGAGGTATGATGGACTTTGAACAAGTGTGGTAGCCCTTGAGCAAGTtatactactactactattgttaatattactattattgctAGTTCATCACCATTTTTCTTGACATTTATGGATTTAATCTGTTCGTAAAACGATATTGAAATGCAGTACTGTATTAAGTGGGTGATGTAGGCAGACGTAAATATTTAAAGGTAATCactgtttattaaattatttctagtatacatattcttatattttgttattgaagtgctgccTATTATAGAAAATCTTGTAGTAAGTGGAGTAAGAAGTTGGTATGATATTGGAATATGTTTTTGTACAGGGAATTTTTGCAGTATGCTCAACCCTTAGGGAAAATACTGTTGGATTTTTTGTAAGACAATCTGATAAGGTTTCCCCTGAAATTagggcttatctaggattcTGATAAACGATACTGGATGGATCCTGATATTGGTGGACCTGTCACTCTTTGCCTACCTCCCATTAGAGTACACTTAACTACAAAATTCTTTCAAACCTTAAATAACCTTTTTGAAAAGGCATCGGTATTATGAAAgtaattatcattatatttaaacCATCTCTCATTCCATACTCGAGTAATGTGAAACTGGACACTAGGTAATGTCTCTTGTATCTGCCCATACTGATCGTCACATGGTTGATATCTTACGATTATCTTGTTGGAGCCTAGAAAGCATTTAAATAATGTTagccaaaataaaaactaagtaatatgtttaccaaaaaaaaaaaaaaaaaagcaatatctCAGTATTATTTAGTTGGAGCCTAGCAAGCATTTAAATAATGTTGGCCAATATAAAACTAagtaatatgtttttttttttctcaccaaATAAAGAGTAATatgtttttaaaactaaatattatatatttcacTATACATACGTTTACCAATTTATGGATGATTTGTTTTAGGATTATTTTTTGGATCtatgattaaaaataatttttttggaaagaatAAGTTCAGCTATGgataaacattaaaattaagTTAAACAAATTTAGATGAAGAATTatcgtatttttttaaattttaaggtttttatttcttaaaaaattttctagataatatctaataaaatatttttaatgagaaactaaataacataatttttttgataaaattgatattattttaatcttattattatctattaaaattattttattaaaaattagaatttaaaaaaaaattattagatattAGAAATATCaacattatataatttttaaaaaaagttattttcatttggagttttttgattttttaacctTATTAGtatctattaaaattctattagaCATTagaatttttgaattattatttattcaaattgatttataagatatgtatattttttaaggGTCCCATTGATACTTTAtatttaagtattttatatttcaaaggaCTATATAAGTCTTTTTACAATGCCATGTGGGAAAGAGAAAGTTTTGCACAGATAAAAGTTAACAGGAGAGACCAATTTTGACATTTTTCAAACAAGCGGTATTGATTTCTAGTAACACGAAACCTCAATGGAGTCTGTTATAAATTCCTTAAATAAAACTAAGTAATATatcttaaaagtttttttttttttttaattcatgtaAAAAAATGTGTAAAGAGAAAATGTACCTGTCCTACTAATAACTCGCCCATAAAACTCGTTATTGGCTTCCAATAATTGTCGGTGGACATATGTGGCCCATTATTGATATCCATTTTTAACATGTGCTCTACTTTTGTTCATTACAGATTTTTAAGGAAAAGTCTGTCTAGACCGCATCATCAAAAAGCCCAACCCTCCTGTTTACTATCCTTGGTCATGAAATTcactttttctctttgtttttctttgtagtatttccttttttttttttctttctttttttttttttttttgtttgtttttttgtgagGTTTGAACCCCGCTCATGGGCTGGGATGTTGGTGCCTCTAAGCATCAGGCCTACCACACGacctctatttttctttttagttttacaGTCGAGGTTTGCTATTCCTTACCATCCGCCTTTAGTGAAATTGCTATTGAAGTGAAAGAAAGAGGTCTATTCAATGAAGATAAATTGGTGTGCGATCATCATTTTAATGGGTCTACAGAGTTAAGAGTGCCTGTAATGTTTGCTAGGTTGGCTTTTCTATGATATGGTGGAGGAAATTTATTGGCTCAATTGAATAATCAaagtactttcttttttttttcgtttttttcacAAATCGTTTACGAATAAAAAATACTCCATTAAAACTCTTCACGACGCTTTTGGATGAAACTAATagttatgaaaattttttaaaaatttcttttaagttAAAACACTTTTGGACATAGAAACATGTATTCGTTAAAATATTCTAAACATCTCTAAAGATATTTGATCATATACTTCTAAACATATAAAATgttcaatcatatatttttgaatatatttgagaTATTCATTTATGAAAACGTTCAATTTTATACTTCTGAATGCATTTGACATATTCAGTCACATACTTTTAAACACATttgagatatttatatataaaaacatgcgatctcatacttttaaatatatttaaaatgttcaataacatatttataaatgcatttgaaattttcaatcctatacttttgaatacaaatatgtttaattagtaaatatccttaatagtaattttgaatggaataaaaatataaatttgtgattaataaatgttctcgcttttttcttttttcttttttgtttactttatcagtgcaaaattttaagttttggaCATCAAATCTTCACAAACTACTTGGACCAACTCCTTAGCTAAGTTTTATTAGTATTtagttctttttgttctcttcttttttttttttttttttttttttttttttttcattcaactaGTTATTTAGAACTTTATATTTATTCGGTCACATGTGCAACATAGATACTATTTGtccaatttaataaattacttaaatattaaatataatagctAGTTTGTCCCTTAGTTTAAAAGTCCTAATTGGTACAATAATTCAAACGGACatttaaaatccattattttaaCATGAAAGCACACCcatcatctatatataaaagACATTGACATATTTAGTTATCAAACTGAAAGCTAGAGCAAGATACAAAGACAAAGACATTAAAATCAAACcatgcaccaaaaaaaaaaaaaaaagaaaaagaaaaagagcatgAAAACCAGTAAGAAGCATCAGCAAACGAAAACCAAGCTCTTTTCAGGCTAGAACCTTTCTTGTAGCATCCATCTAAATTTCTTCACAAACCTTGTCCATGCTCGATTCCTCCTTGTCACTGTGTCACCAAGAACACCTCCAACAACCAGTCCACTTAAAATTCCCACCCACACAAATTTTTGATCTAATTCAATTGGAGACTCTAACTCTTGGTCTTCAAATGTTGCATGTGTTGGTGGCTAGGCTTGCAAATTTTCACATTGGTTAAGTAAAGGCTTGCCACACAATCCGAGATTCCCTTCAAATAAACTGCTTTCAAAGGTATTAAACTGGGTTCCTTGAGGAATAGGCCCGATGAGATTGTTGTGAGAGACATTGAGGTATGCAAGGAATGCAAGCTGGTTCATCTGTTGAGGAATCTTCCCTGAGAGATTGTTATTAGAAAGGTCTAAGGATTCAAGCTCTTTTAAGTTTCCCAAAGATGTTGTGATGGGACCTGTGAGCATGTTGTTGGAAAGGTTGAGTGAACAAAGTGCAGTTAGGTTCCCAACTAATTCAGGAATTTCTCCTTCAAATTTGTTGCTTGAGAGATCGATGAAAGCAAAGTTATTTTGGATGGTTGTATGTGTTTCTCTCCCTTTCAAGGTTACTTCGACCCAATACCAAATAAGGATGTAGACTCCACGATCTTTAGTCACATTATAACTCGTTATGAAATTCATGTATGAACGAATTTTACTAGCCACGTCAGTATCTTTCATGGAATTCAAACTAGAGATGTATTCAGATGGCAGTTCACCTACGAAATTGTTGAAAGATAGATCCATCACTTGCAACTTCGTAAACTCCAAATCCTTTTCAACTTTCCCAATTGCACCGTAGAACCCATTATGGCTCAATACCATAACTCTTAAATATGGAAGGGCCCCCAACCAAGATGGAAAAACATCAATCAATTGATTCTTTGAGACAACAAGACCTTCAAATTTCTTACAATTGGATAATGAGCGCGGTAACTGTCCTTGCAGCTTATTATCACTGAGATCAAGCAATGCCAAATTTCCTCCATTTTGCATATTTCAGGAATAATGCCGTGAAAAGAGTTTTTTCCTAAATTAATAACTGACAAGGAATGTGAAGGATTTTCAAAACATGCTGGAATTTCACCGCTCAAGTTGTTCCCAGACAAATCAAGGTAATCAAGAGAAGTCAGACTGCAATAATGTGGCAGAATTTCTCCACTTAGCATGTTTTTTGAGACATCGAATtctttgatcaatggtggaggaATTGGAAGTGGCCCTCGTAGCATGTTTCCCGCTAGTGACAATGACTCTAGTTTACTTTGATTCCTAAGGAAATCTGGGAACTCAATTAAGTTGCAAGAAGACATGAGTAGAACCTTGAACTTTGGAAATGATGCATTCATGTTTCCTTTCTCAAATTGAAACGACGTGTCAATATTTTTTAAGTCAAGCATACTTAGACTtctcattttagaaaatacatcAAATTTGACCATCCCATGTCCTAAATTATCAACAACTAATGAAAGAAATTTAAGATTCATGAGTTTGGATAATGATTGAGGAGTTGTgccataaaattcattttgatgtAGGAAAAGGATAACTAGCTGGGTAAGATTTCCAATCCAAGATAGAATTGGATCACTTTTCTGAATGTCATCAACTCCCAAATGTTTAAGACGGGTAAGGTTTTGAAGAGAAGACGGAACGTAACCACC is a window from the Ziziphus jujuba cultivar Dongzao chromosome 11, ASM3175591v1 genome containing:
- the LOC107418331 gene encoding receptor-like protein 48: MSPLCLRSIYPTDLSSVFVCNLALVTLSVQIIQFMQISDNYSFASYKQPSCQEDEKWALWQFKESFVVDKFTSSYEGAYPKVLQWNKNASNCCLWDGIRCDKETGHVIGLDVSSRCHFGSINSNSTLFNLLHLKRLNLADNDFNYSQIPSAIRQFPGPIPSSLGKLTELTKLDLRENSLGGYVPSSLQNLTRLKHLGVDDIQKSDPILSWIGNLTQLVILFLHQNEFYGTTPQSLSKLMNLKFLSLVVDNLGHGMVKFDVFSKMRSLSMLDLKNIDTSFQFEKGNMNASFPKFKVLLMSSCNLIEFPDFLRNQSKLESLSLAGNMLRGPLPIPPPLIKEFDVSKNMLSGEILPHYCSLTSLDYLDLSGNNLSGNLALLDLSDNKLQGQLPRSLSNCKKFEGLVVSKNQLIDVFPSWLGALPYLRVMVLSHNGFYGAIGKVEKDLEFTKLQVMDLSFNNFVGELPSEYISSLNSMKDTDVASKIRSYMNFITSYNVTKDRGVYILIWYWVEVTLKGRETHTTIQNNFAFIDLSSNKFEGEIPELVGNLTALCSLNLSNNMLTGPITTSLGNLKELESLDLSNNNLSGKIPQQMNQLAFLAYLNVSHNNLIGPIPQGTQFNTFESSLFEGNLGLCGKPLLNQCENLQA